In Sphingobacterium thalpophilum, a genomic segment contains:
- a CDS encoding acylneuraminate cytidylyltransferase family protein has protein sequence MANKIIAFIPLRNGSKGIIGKNHKQFIDKPLFQWVLDTALTSHAFDEVWIATDDNIVKAIVAEMYSGQVFIFHRSRINAGDDSPSTAVVLEFLNGHSYSSHDKLVLLQATSPQTTVRDIQAAISKIENNQYDSVLSCARLKHFRWTEDGHSIDYNWKNKPRRQDFKGYLIESGALYGSTIQAIKQSKQLISGTVGIIEMNDHFAIDIDEPIDWELAETYVKYLQNGEK, from the coding sequence ATGGCTAATAAAATTATTGCATTTATACCTCTGAGGAATGGAAGCAAGGGTATTATAGGAAAGAATCATAAACAGTTTATTGATAAGCCGTTGTTTCAATGGGTACTAGATACGGCCCTAACATCCCATGCTTTCGATGAAGTATGGATAGCAACAGACGATAATATAGTTAAGGCAATCGTGGCAGAAATGTATTCGGGACAAGTTTTTATATTTCACCGAAGTAGAATAAATGCAGGAGATGATTCACCATCAACAGCCGTAGTTCTTGAATTTTTAAATGGTCATTCTTATAGTAGCCACGATAAACTGGTATTATTACAGGCAACTTCTCCTCAAACAACCGTTAGAGACATCCAAGCGGCTATTTCTAAAATTGAAAATAATCAATATGATTCAGTTTTGTCCTGTGCCAGATTAAAACATTTTCGATGGACAGAAGATGGGCATTCTATAGATTATAATTGGAAAAATAAACCAAGAAGACAAGATTTTAAAGGTTATTTAATCGAATCTGGAGCACTATATGGGAGCACAATCCAAGCCATAAAGCAAAGTAAACAGCTAATTTCAGGTACGGTCGGCATCATTGAAATGAACGATCATTTTGCAATAGATATTGATGAGCCTATTGATTGGGAATTGGCTGAAACATATGTTAAGTACTTACAAAATGGAGAAAAATAA
- a CDS encoding IS4 family transposase has product MINLNVFSQILSLIDRELFKDLVSKHKSDKHQKGINSWTHLVSMLFCHFSSADSVRDISNGLRSTTGNLNHLGVVRAPSKSNISYINTHRTHELFKDLYYSVLDRLWQKDTHFRKDLGQLKRKVYLMDASIIPLCLSVFDWAKFRSTKGAVKLHTVLDYDGCLPVFMQITDGKVHESQRAGSYSFSKGSVVVVDRGYVDYSWLGDLDSRGCYFVTRSKVNMKYNVIKSYQSDALKEKGILKDELIELSGAARNKYNSTPLRLIHFWDSTTGNEYHFLTNNTKWKASLVANIYKQRWHIEVFFKHLKQRLKVSTFIGTSENAVMIQIWTSLIGILLLKYLQKKAKYDWNLSNLVAFIRMNIFVKINIWQWIDDPFLRPPIKGKKGQLKIFAD; this is encoded by the coding sequence ATGATAAATTTAAATGTTTTTAGTCAGATTTTATCTCTTATCGACCGCGAATTATTCAAAGATTTGGTTTCAAAGCACAAAAGTGACAAACATCAGAAAGGGATCAACAGCTGGACGCATCTAGTCAGTATGCTTTTCTGTCATTTTTCCTCGGCAGATTCGGTTCGTGATATTAGTAACGGTCTACGCAGTACCACTGGTAATCTGAACCACTTAGGTGTAGTAAGAGCTCCAAGTAAGTCTAATATATCCTATATCAACACACACCGTACCCATGAACTTTTCAAAGATCTTTACTATTCTGTTTTGGATAGGCTTTGGCAAAAGGACACCCATTTTCGCAAAGATCTTGGTCAGCTAAAGCGTAAAGTATATCTGATGGATGCAAGCATCATCCCCTTATGTCTATCTGTATTTGACTGGGCAAAGTTTCGCAGCACCAAAGGTGCCGTAAAGCTGCACACTGTCTTGGATTATGATGGCTGCCTACCTGTTTTTATGCAGATTACCGATGGAAAAGTACATGAGAGCCAGCGAGCCGGTAGTTACAGTTTTTCCAAGGGAAGCGTGGTGGTAGTGGACCGTGGCTACGTGGATTACAGCTGGCTTGGGGATTTGGACAGCAGGGGTTGTTATTTTGTTACCAGGAGTAAAGTGAACATGAAGTACAACGTTATCAAGTCCTACCAGAGCGATGCCCTTAAGGAAAAGGGCATCCTTAAGGATGAGCTCATTGAGCTTTCCGGCGCTGCCCGCAATAAATACAATTCCACACCGTTACGCCTGATCCACTTTTGGGACAGCACCACTGGCAATGAGTACCACTTTTTGACCAATAATACGAAGTGGAAGGCTTCTTTGGTGGCAAACATCTATAAACAACGCTGGCATATCGAAGTCTTCTTCAAGCATCTAAAGCAGCGCTTAAAAGTATCGACATTCATAGGGACTTCTGAAAATGCAGTGATGATCCAGATCTGGACTTCACTCATTGGCATATTACTGTTAAAATACTTACAAAAAAAGGCCAAATATGACTGGAACCTGTCCAATCTGGTCGCATTCATCAGAATGAATATCTTCGTGAAAATAAACATCTGGCAATGGATAGATGATCCCTTTCTCAGGCCGCCTATAAAAGGAAAAAAGGGACAGCTAAAGATCTTCGCAGATTGA
- a CDS encoding helix-turn-helix domain-containing protein, translated as MVFDILTKEDLQQFKKELLEEIRLVLKRENSGNSGDKEWLRSREVRKKLDISPGTLQNLRITGILPFKKIGGSMYYRSSDVDKMMEGGKGNG; from the coding sequence ATGGTATTTGACATCCTGACAAAAGAAGACTTACAGCAGTTCAAGAAAGAACTACTTGAAGAGATCAGACTGGTTTTAAAACGAGAAAATTCAGGAAACAGCGGAGATAAGGAATGGCTCCGTAGCAGGGAGGTAAGAAAGAAACTGGACATATCTCCCGGAACCTTGCAGAACCTACGGATCACGGGCATTTTACCCTTTAAGAAGATCGGGGGCAGCATGTACTATCGCAGCAGTGATGTCGATAAAATGATGGAGGGAGGCAAGGGCAATGGATAA
- a CDS encoding TlpA disulfide reductase family protein, translating into MRLIYLNLLLFIASCTPTIAPKDSVYIGGNIKNLSPGTVYLLNSKREAIDSVYVKDGKFSFSLQRDPENDFYTLSHIDDIGMKSVFQFPTDRTFRGGPLQVDFFMADDTVKLGGNLKVFHSRQIKMADNIQLVYPDEPLSAGKQTRAMYSVNWDLNNRITDSAFVFIQQQVKEYPYSIYLLKQILENRANFSVRQLQLLLPLFDEDMQQRKEAVEIKASILNRQVSSGKIVSFELKSVDGGVKRIINRNSKVNILVFWASWCGPCLQEIPDMKKLYQKYKDENKVHWVSVSLDRNELAWKNSLEENNMPWEQFIVPSEKINFLYDILELDGSIPAVLFVNNQGKIINKLIGYDKGNIKYYDKIILENLAKN; encoded by the coding sequence ATGAGGCTAATTTATTTAAATTTATTGCTTTTCATTGCGAGTTGCACCCCTACAATTGCTCCAAAAGATTCGGTATATATCGGGGGTAATATTAAAAATCTTTCTCCGGGTACTGTGTACTTATTAAATTCTAAAAGAGAAGCGATTGATTCCGTTTATGTAAAAGATGGGAAATTTTCCTTTTCATTGCAGAGGGATCCAGAAAATGACTTTTATACCTTAAGCCATATAGATGATATTGGCATGAAATCCGTTTTTCAGTTTCCGACGGATAGAACATTTAGAGGAGGGCCATTACAGGTAGATTTTTTTATGGCTGATGATACGGTGAAATTAGGGGGAAACTTAAAGGTTTTTCATTCAAGACAGATTAAAATGGCCGATAATATACAATTAGTATATCCAGATGAACCTCTGAGTGCTGGAAAACAGACCCGGGCTATGTATAGCGTCAACTGGGACCTAAACAACCGTATCACGGATTCTGCGTTTGTTTTTATACAGCAACAGGTCAAAGAGTATCCCTATTCTATCTATTTGCTGAAACAGATTTTGGAAAACCGAGCAAATTTCAGTGTCAGACAATTACAGCTTCTTCTGCCACTTTTTGATGAGGATATGCAACAGAGGAAGGAGGCTGTCGAAATAAAAGCGTCTATATTGAATCGACAAGTTTCTTCAGGGAAAATTGTTTCATTTGAACTAAAGTCAGTTGATGGTGGGGTAAAACGGATTATTAATCGAAATAGTAAAGTTAATATATTGGTGTTTTGGGCAAGCTGGTGTGGACCATGTTTGCAGGAAATCCCCGATATGAAGAAGCTCTATCAAAAATACAAGGATGAAAATAAAGTCCATTGGGTATCTGTTTCACTGGATCGCAATGAGCTTGCTTGGAAGAATAGTCTGGAAGAGAACAATATGCCTTGGGAGCAGTTTATCGTACCATCTGAAAAAATAAATTTCTTGTACGATATATTGGAGCTAGATGGAAGTATCCCAGCGGTTTTATTTGTCAATAATCAAGGTAAAATCATTAACAAACTCATAGGTTATGACAAGGGAAATATAAAATACTATGACAAAATTATTCTTGAAAATCTAGCTAAAAACTAA
- a CDS encoding HlyD family efflux transporter periplasmic adaptor subunit: MEEQIIIESESHSEDLQEIITKPPSWLLRWGISCILFIVVALLGISCFIRYPEMIDVPVKFNTEESPKFVSAKVSGNLVKLLRKDGNWVTPGTPLAYLESTADHDQVLTLLGHLYELQKNNESPYDLKERIMARNLNLGELQESYHTFYLAYLNYLSSRNNGIFQKRRIVINKEVANVNKQYEKSNQSFQLQKQQLKLAEQDYEKYKLLAEKKVISPAELQEKETLLLSKRQIIPQMENNLISYEGNIISKHRELADLENQITEEQKKFIQSLNSFISDAENWKKQYVIVSFSEGKLIYSEFLQVNQSVSVGQKLFYINPKNEQYYGELTISQDISAKVRLGQQALIKVRSYPYGEYGYLRGRVSYISEIPIRDSTFFVKLDLLRSGKDSLIQLKPGILGNAEIITEDKSIFKRVWDNLTKNLEFQ, encoded by the coding sequence ATGGAAGAGCAAATTATCATCGAATCAGAATCCCATTCTGAAGATCTTCAAGAAATTATAACTAAGCCTCCATCGTGGCTGTTGCGATGGGGAATAAGCTGTATTTTGTTTATTGTTGTGGCATTATTGGGTATATCTTGCTTTATTCGTTATCCGGAAATGATAGACGTCCCAGTTAAATTTAATACTGAAGAGTCTCCGAAGTTCGTATCGGCCAAAGTATCAGGCAATTTGGTGAAATTGCTCCGTAAAGATGGAAACTGGGTGACACCGGGCACGCCATTAGCGTATTTGGAAAGTACGGCAGACCACGATCAAGTTTTAACCCTATTGGGACATTTGTACGAATTACAAAAAAATAATGAAAGTCCCTATGATCTCAAAGAAAGAATTATGGCTAGAAATCTTAATCTAGGTGAGCTTCAAGAGAGCTATCATACCTTTTATCTTGCATATTTGAACTATCTCTCATCCCGGAATAATGGTATTTTTCAAAAACGAAGGATAGTGATCAATAAAGAGGTCGCGAATGTAAATAAGCAATATGAAAAAAGCAATCAATCATTTCAATTGCAAAAGCAACAATTGAAACTTGCTGAGCAAGATTATGAAAAGTATAAACTTCTTGCCGAAAAGAAAGTTATCAGCCCTGCCGAACTGCAGGAAAAAGAAACTCTGTTACTCTCCAAAAGGCAGATAATCCCTCAGATGGAAAATAATTTGATTTCCTACGAAGGCAATATCATATCCAAACATAGGGAACTCGCAGATCTTGAAAACCAGATTACGGAAGAGCAGAAGAAATTTATTCAATCACTGAACAGTTTTATTAGTGATGCAGAAAACTGGAAAAAACAATATGTGATTGTAAGTTTTTCCGAGGGGAAACTAATATATAGCGAATTCCTGCAAGTTAACCAATCTGTTTCTGTGGGCCAAAAGCTTTTCTATATTAACCCAAAAAATGAACAGTACTACGGTGAATTGACAATATCTCAGGACATTTCGGCGAAGGTAAGGCTTGGTCAACAGGCTCTTATAAAAGTGCGGAGCTACCCGTATGGGGAGTATGGATATCTTCGTGGCAGAGTATCGTATATTTCAGAAATACCCATAAGGGACAGTACTTTTTTTGTTAAGCTTGATCTCCTACGCAGTGGTAAAGATTCCTTGATTCAGCTTAAGCCTGGAATTCTAGGCAATGCAGAGATTATAACAGAAGACAAATCTATATTCAAAAGAGTATGGGATAATCTCACCAAAAATCTCGAATTTCAATAA
- a CDS encoding vitamin K epoxide reductase family protein: MPILNMLLNKSNKDNNLTFVCRSILRYYNARNTFSGVQKLVNAHLEYPSVLALIDTLVKYGIDSAVIRKAEYQYTDFKVPFVCAIQRPEWPAPYFTLVTEVNQASITYEDPIKKTRSVTAMEDFAKIDKDIVLLIEENNLLDEVDYELHVKKENKERIKRLLFLSFLMVVWSSFFFCNFFFFSFPINLIGSLFFLLATVGTCIGFLLISHDIDSHNSFVKEVCGRKRGKVNCDAVLNSKGNSFLGISWSVIGFTYFFSFLLSQLLFGLTNTLNLSVWSIVSLLAMPYVFYSIYYQWKIVKQWCPLCLAVQAVLFFLAILSLSYLTIFGLHFLSNIFQLLILCGIGVFIFGMTVSMIPVLKGFKEKEDYKKKWERLRFNPDIFNMLLQKKPANKFPTEGLGIQIGDPNARYEIIKICNPYCGPCKKSHSELNELIQLNPNVRARIIFTATGEDTDIKTLPVQHFLAIEAQYGPEVVKEALDKWYTEEINKYEDFAQQYPVYKGLTEQDQKIKAMAAWCDSMKIRVTPTFFINGYELPDSYRINELKNIL; the protein is encoded by the coding sequence ATGCCAATTTTAAATATGCTTTTAAATAAAAGCAACAAAGATAATAATCTTACTTTCGTATGTAGAAGCATATTACGCTATTATAATGCTCGAAATACCTTCAGTGGAGTCCAAAAATTAGTCAATGCTCATTTAGAATATCCTTCGGTTTTGGCATTAATTGATACTTTAGTAAAATACGGTATCGATAGTGCTGTAATTCGGAAAGCAGAATATCAATATACAGATTTTAAAGTCCCATTTGTTTGTGCTATTCAGCGCCCAGAGTGGCCGGCGCCCTACTTTACTTTAGTCACGGAAGTAAATCAGGCGAGTATTACCTACGAGGATCCCATAAAAAAAACTCGAAGTGTAACCGCAATGGAAGATTTTGCCAAAATAGATAAGGATATAGTTCTTTTAATAGAGGAAAATAATCTTTTGGATGAGGTTGATTACGAGTTACATGTGAAAAAGGAGAATAAAGAGAGAATTAAAAGATTACTGTTTCTATCATTTTTAATGGTCGTTTGGTCCAGTTTTTTTTTCTGTAATTTTTTCTTCTTCTCATTCCCAATTAATTTAATCGGTTCACTATTTTTTCTCTTAGCTACAGTTGGAACCTGTATAGGATTTTTGCTAATATCGCATGACATTGATTCCCATAATTCTTTTGTAAAAGAAGTTTGTGGAAGAAAACGGGGGAAAGTTAATTGTGATGCAGTACTTAATTCAAAGGGGAATAGCTTTTTGGGGATTAGCTGGTCTGTGATTGGTTTTACTTATTTTTTTTCGTTCCTTTTATCGCAATTACTTTTTGGCTTAACAAATACTCTCAATTTATCTGTTTGGTCAATAGTGTCGTTATTAGCAATGCCCTATGTCTTTTACTCCATTTATTATCAATGGAAGATCGTTAAGCAATGGTGCCCATTATGTTTAGCAGTGCAAGCTGTGTTATTTTTTTTGGCCATATTATCTTTGAGCTACCTTACAATCTTCGGACTCCATTTTTTATCGAATATATTTCAATTATTAATACTATGTGGGATCGGGGTTTTTATTTTTGGTATGACGGTAAGTATGATTCCCGTGTTAAAGGGATTTAAGGAGAAGGAAGATTATAAGAAAAAATGGGAACGACTTCGTTTTAATCCCGATATCTTTAATATGCTCCTCCAAAAGAAACCTGCAAATAAATTTCCTACTGAAGGATTGGGGATTCAGATTGGCGATCCCAATGCTAGGTATGAAATTATTAAGATTTGTAATCCTTACTGCGGTCCATGTAAAAAATCCCACTCTGAACTCAATGAACTAATTCAGCTAAATCCAAATGTAAGAGCACGTATCATTTTTACAGCTACTGGAGAAGATACCGATATCAAAACACTTCCCGTACAGCACTTTTTGGCGATAGAGGCACAATACGGGCCGGAAGTTGTCAAAGAAGCATTAGACAAATGGTATACGGAGGAAATTAATAAATATGAAGATTTTGCTCAACAATATCCTGTTTATAAAGGGTTAACGGAGCAGGATCAGAAAATAAAAGCTATGGCTGCGTGGTGTGATTCAATGAAAATTCGGGTCACCCCCACTTTTTTTATAAATGGGTATGAACTGCCTGATTCCTATCGGATCAATGAGCTGAAGAATATTCTTTAA
- a CDS encoding peptidase domain-containing ABC transporter, with amino-acid sequence MIKHFPFYKQMDMMDCGATCLRMIFKYYGQTISIHKIRRLCQTTGTGVNLLGISEAAEKLGFRTYGVRLTLEQLGEVELPCILHWNQNHFVVVYKVKKESYYVADPSVGLIKYHSKEFAKNWYSSKELHLGLSLILSPGPELYKLDEEKDNLSLKWMKLFLYFYKYKRLFIQLALGLFLGTILQLIGPFLTQSVVDIGINTKNISFINLILIAQLMLFIGGTAVSFIRSWILLHISTRVNISILTDLLIKIMKLPMEFFDVKTHGDLMQRMSDQQRIEAFLTGDTLNILFSLINMLIFGTLLIIYNKAIFFVFFISTLFYTGWILLFMKYRRDLDNRKFKISSENQTYTVEMIQSIKDIKLNNAQKQKRWGWEALQARFLKFKVKSLALSQFQSLGSMAINQTKGILITYLSAKAVIDGDMTLGGMMAVQYIAGMVSSPVESLLGFMHAYQDAKISMERLNEIYEADGEEDMQRDYLINLPEQKDIEIRNLTFRYYGAGNEPIFTKLNLHFPAGKTTAIVGTSGSGKTTILKLLLRFYNSEEGEIFVGGKRLEQIDFALWREACGAVLQDNYVYADTIERNIAVNDEFPDQRRLQNAIEIANLTEFISEQPFGLATKIGTAGKGVSQGQRQRLMIARAVYKEPEFIFLDEATNALDANNEKAIIENLNSFFKNRTVIVIAHRLSTVKNADNIVVIEKGEIVEQGSHHQLVEMRGKYFELVRNQLELGS; translated from the coding sequence GTGATAAAGCATTTTCCTTTTTATAAACAGATGGACATGATGGATTGTGGGGCTACTTGCCTTCGCATGATTTTCAAATACTATGGACAAACTATTTCTATTCATAAGATTCGTAGATTGTGCCAAACAACAGGCACAGGAGTCAATTTATTAGGAATCAGCGAAGCGGCAGAAAAGCTGGGTTTTCGTACATATGGTGTACGCCTTACTCTTGAACAGCTTGGGGAGGTTGAGCTTCCATGTATCTTACACTGGAACCAGAACCATTTTGTGGTGGTCTATAAGGTGAAGAAGGAAAGTTATTATGTAGCAGATCCTTCTGTCGGGTTAATAAAATATCATAGTAAAGAGTTTGCGAAGAACTGGTATTCGTCAAAGGAATTACATTTGGGGCTTTCTCTCATACTAAGCCCTGGTCCAGAACTTTATAAGCTAGACGAGGAGAAGGATAATCTTTCATTAAAATGGATGAAGTTGTTCCTCTATTTTTATAAATATAAAAGATTGTTTATCCAATTGGCTCTGGGACTTTTCCTGGGAACTATTTTACAGCTCATTGGTCCCTTTCTTACCCAATCCGTAGTGGATATTGGTATCAATACAAAAAACATAAGCTTTATTAACCTTATCCTTATCGCCCAGCTTATGCTTTTTATTGGTGGTACAGCGGTTTCATTTATACGTTCTTGGATTCTACTGCACATTAGTACACGGGTGAATATCTCGATACTAACCGATCTGCTTATAAAGATCATGAAATTGCCTATGGAATTTTTCGACGTTAAGACTCATGGCGATCTTATGCAGCGCATGTCAGATCAACAACGTATAGAAGCGTTCCTTACAGGGGACACTTTGAACATTCTATTTTCTTTAATCAATATGTTGATTTTTGGGACGCTATTAATAATCTACAATAAAGCGATCTTTTTTGTGTTCTTTATCTCAACCTTGTTTTACACAGGTTGGATATTATTATTTATGAAATATAGAAGAGATCTGGATAACAGGAAATTTAAGATATCTTCCGAAAATCAAACATATACCGTGGAGATGATCCAGAGCATTAAGGATATCAAGTTAAATAACGCTCAGAAGCAGAAACGATGGGGGTGGGAAGCGCTTCAGGCGCGGTTTTTAAAATTTAAGGTAAAAAGCCTTGCATTATCACAATTTCAGTCTTTGGGCTCCATGGCAATCAACCAAACGAAAGGTATTCTCATTACTTATCTGAGTGCAAAAGCTGTAATTGATGGTGATATGACTCTAGGTGGAATGATGGCAGTCCAATATATTGCAGGAATGGTAAGTAGCCCTGTAGAATCATTACTGGGATTTATGCACGCATATCAGGATGCAAAAATAAGTATGGAACGTCTTAATGAAATTTACGAAGCGGATGGAGAGGAGGATATGCAGCGAGATTATCTGATCAATTTACCGGAACAAAAGGATATTGAAATACGTAATCTGACTTTTCGATACTACGGGGCTGGAAATGAACCCATATTTACGAAGTTAAATCTGCATTTTCCGGCAGGTAAAACAACTGCTATAGTTGGAACTAGTGGCAGCGGAAAAACAACAATACTCAAACTACTCTTACGTTTTTATAATTCTGAGGAAGGTGAAATATTTGTTGGCGGAAAGCGGCTGGAGCAGATTGACTTTGCCTTATGGCGAGAAGCTTGTGGGGCTGTTCTTCAAGATAATTATGTGTATGCTGATACCATCGAAAGAAATATAGCTGTTAATGATGAGTTTCCGGACCAGCGGCGATTGCAGAATGCAATTGAAATAGCGAACTTAACTGAATTCATTAGTGAACAACCTTTCGGACTAGCAACCAAGATCGGAACCGCTGGAAAAGGGGTGAGCCAGGGCCAACGCCAGCGGTTAATGATAGCGAGGGCTGTATATAAGGAGCCTGAGTTTATATTTTTGGATGAGGCGACCAATGCGTTGGATGCAAATAATGAGAAAGCGATCATAGAGAACTTAAACTCATTTTTTAAGAATAGAACAGTGATTGTGATCGCTCATCGACTGAGCACAGTCAAGAATGCAGACAATATTGTCGTTATAGAGAAGGGAGAAATTGTTGAACAAGGTTCACATCATCAGTTAGTGGAGATGAGAGGGAAGTATTTTGAACTGGTAAGAAATCAATTGGAACTGGGAAGTTAG
- a CDS encoding transposase, with amino-acid sequence MLQFFRTDLFAISGVSDNTVLCLMTNLGDDIYKFPTAKSFASWLGLVPNNKVSGGRILSSRVRKGKNTIAIALRHVANSIGNQNDHDLLPFFKRIAFKKGRVAAVTTTARKIAIIIWNMIIKSEKYSSQRIISDQEKFRLKRLNQVQKNIHNLNLSQQEFEKLIQHCLPQT; translated from the coding sequence TTGCTCCAATTTTTTCGGACAGATCTATTTGCCATTAGCGGAGTAAGCGACAATACAGTTTTATGCCTTATGACCAATCTCGGTGATGACATCTATAAATTTCCGACAGCAAAAAGCTTTGCATCATGGCTTGGGCTGGTACCGAACAATAAAGTTAGCGGTGGACGGATTTTGAGCAGTAGAGTTAGAAAAGGTAAGAATACGATTGCCATAGCATTAAGGCATGTTGCAAATTCCATCGGTAATCAGAATGACCATGATCTGTTACCTTTCTTTAAAAGAATAGCGTTCAAAAAGGGACGTGTCGCAGCTGTTACAACAACAGCTAGAAAAATTGCGATTATAATCTGGAACATGATAATCAAATCGGAAAAATATTCTTCTCAAAGAATAATTTCTGATCAGGAAAAATTTAGATTGAAGAGATTAAACCAGGTTCAGAAGAATATCCATAATCTAAATCTTAGCCAACAGGAATTTGAGAAGCTTATACAGCACTGTCTACCCCAAACTTAA